One Rhizobiales bacterium GAS188 DNA window includes the following coding sequences:
- a CDS encoding peptide/nickel transport system permease protein — MIRFLAGRLAVAIPTLLLVSMLVFGLQKLLPGDPAIALAGEDRNPEVIAYLRHKYQFDQPVPVQYASWLGAFVSGDFGTSVRTRLPIRAMVGETLPVTLELACLSMLLALVIGIPAGVLAAWRRGSAFDHAVSVLGLAGLSIPSFWLGIMLILLFSVRLGWLPSGGYVGLIADPWGNLRSMLMPSLVLGTASAAIIMRHTRSSMLNVLRQDFIRTARAKGLKERIVVLRHGLRNSLIPVATLGALQFGQLLSGAVLTEQVFGIPGFGKMIVDGVFGRDYAVVQAVVMCAAAFVLATSLIADLAYVALNPRIRR, encoded by the coding sequence ATGATCCGTTTCCTCGCCGGGAGGCTCGCCGTCGCCATCCCGACGCTCCTGCTCGTCTCGATGCTCGTCTTCGGCCTGCAGAAGCTCCTGCCGGGCGATCCGGCCATCGCGCTTGCGGGCGAGGATCGCAACCCCGAGGTCATCGCCTATCTGCGCCACAAATATCAGTTCGACCAGCCGGTACCGGTTCAATATGCGAGCTGGCTCGGCGCCTTCGTGTCGGGGGATTTCGGCACATCGGTGCGCACCCGCCTGCCGATCCGCGCCATGGTCGGCGAGACATTGCCGGTGACGCTCGAGCTCGCCTGCCTGTCCATGCTGCTCGCCCTCGTCATCGGCATTCCGGCGGGGGTGTTGGCGGCTTGGCGGCGCGGCTCCGCCTTCGACCATGCGGTGAGCGTGCTCGGCCTCGCGGGCCTCTCCATTCCGAGCTTCTGGCTCGGCATCATGCTGATCCTCCTCTTCTCGGTCAGGCTCGGCTGGCTGCCCTCGGGCGGCTATGTGGGCCTTATCGCCGACCCTTGGGGCAACCTGCGCAGCATGCTGATGCCGAGCCTCGTTCTCGGCACCGCTTCGGCCGCCATCATCATGCGCCACACGCGCAGCTCCATGTTGAACGTCCTCAGGCAGGATTTCATCCGCACCGCCCGCGCCAAGGGGCTGAAGGAGCGGATCGTGGTGCTGCGCCATGGGCTGCGCAACAGCCTCATCCCCGTCGCCACGCTCGGCGCGTTGCAGTTCGGGCAGCTTCTTTCGGGCGCCGTCCTCACGGAGCAGGTGTTCGGCATACCGGGCTTCGGCAAGATGATCGTCGACGGCGTGTTCGGCCGCGACTACGCGGTGGTGCAGGCGGTGGTGATGTGCGCCGCAGCCTTCGTGCTGGCGACGAGCCTCATCGCCGACCTCGCCTATGTGGCGCTCAACCCGCGGATCCGGCGATGA
- a CDS encoding Predicted metal-binding membrane protein — MIEGALRRDRLLVVAAMLAVTALSWAYLLAGAGMSMHEMDGMLMPMRVGPWTPGYAALLLVMWATMMAAMMLPGAAPMILFYGSIARRRRERGDLAAATGAFAFGYLAIWAAFSLAAVILQFGLERAALLSPMMQTTSVAFAGAVLIAAGVYQWTPLKQACLRHCRSPLDFVMTEWREGKRGALVMGLRHGSYCVGCCWVLMLLLLVGGVMNFAWIGGLALFVLVEKVAPAGHWLGRVAGLGLIAWGGTVLAGLSW; from the coding sequence ATGATCGAGGGCGCGCTGCGGCGAGACCGCCTTCTTGTCGTCGCCGCCATGCTGGCGGTTACCGCCCTCTCATGGGCGTATCTGTTGGCCGGCGCCGGCATGAGCATGCACGAGATGGACGGCATGCTGATGCCGATGCGTGTCGGGCCGTGGACGCCTGGATATGCCGCACTCCTCCTCGTCATGTGGGCCACCATGATGGCGGCGATGATGCTGCCTGGCGCAGCACCAATGATCCTGTTCTACGGCTCTATCGCCAGACGCCGCCGGGAGCGGGGCGATCTCGCGGCCGCCACCGGGGCATTCGCCTTCGGCTACCTCGCCATATGGGCCGCATTCAGCCTCGCGGCTGTCATCCTCCAGTTCGGGCTGGAGCGAGCGGCCCTGCTCTCGCCGATGATGCAGACGACGAGCGTCGCATTTGCGGGCGCCGTGTTGATCGCCGCCGGCGTCTATCAGTGGACGCCGCTCAAGCAGGCCTGCCTGCGGCATTGCCGATCGCCGCTCGACTTCGTCATGACCGAATGGCGCGAAGGCAAGCGAGGCGCCTTGGTGATGGGGCTGCGGCATGGCAGCTATTGCGTCGGCTGCTGCTGGGTCCTCATGCTGCTGCTCCTCGTCGGCGGCGTCATGAACTTTGCATGGATCGGCGGCCTCGCCCTTTTTGTCTTGGTCGAGAAGGTCGCCCCTGCCGGTCATTGGCTTGGCCGGGTCGCAGGTCTGGGGCTCATCGCTTGGGGTGGCACCGTCCTCGCCGGGCTCTCATGGTGA
- a CDS encoding peptide/nickel transport system substrate-binding protein encodes MRNCRSVLMALTFLGAALATSAGAATLRVGIQDDPDALDPATSGTYAGRFVFAAMCDKLVDIAADLSIVPQLAESWQWSPDRKAITFTLRHGVTFHDGEVFDAPAVKFNIERMLTMKDSRRKAELSPVAGVEVLAPDQVRIDLKTPFAPLLSVLSDRAGMMVSPKAAAKDDFAAHPVCAGPYRFVERKARDVIRLARFPAYWDAARYGYDEVVYSYIPDSTVRLARVRAGDLDIAERIAPTDLKTVRDDPKLKLHASPGLAVSHLMVNVGAGEKANSPLGKDAKLRKAFELSLDRNIIDRVAFNGEYTADNQMIPPSDPFHAKSDPMPARDVAAAKALISASGATTVPVELTFENALTDARVAQIVQSMAKEAGFEVKLVPLETSTAIERYLNGNFEMYIGNWSGRGDPDPTLYSFFSCGGGQNVNKYCNKSLEAVLDAARAEGDIGKRKELYEKATGIYLTDLPSIPLYHPNWFFAARATVQGITVLPDGLLRLRDVKPLP; translated from the coding sequence ATGCGCAATTGTCGCTCTGTTCTGATGGCCCTGACTTTCCTCGGTGCGGCCCTTGCCACGAGCGCGGGTGCTGCCACCTTGCGGGTCGGCATCCAGGACGATCCGGATGCGCTCGATCCTGCGACCAGCGGCACCTATGCGGGGCGCTTCGTCTTCGCCGCAATGTGCGACAAGCTCGTCGATATCGCGGCTGATCTCAGCATCGTGCCGCAGCTCGCCGAAAGCTGGCAATGGAGCCCCGACCGGAAGGCCATCACCTTCACCTTGCGGCACGGCGTGACCTTCCATGACGGAGAGGTTTTCGACGCGCCCGCCGTCAAGTTCAACATCGAGCGCATGCTGACGATGAAGGATTCGCGGCGCAAGGCCGAGCTGTCGCCGGTCGCGGGCGTCGAGGTGCTGGCGCCGGACCAGGTGCGGATCGACCTGAAGACGCCTTTCGCACCGCTGCTCTCGGTGCTCAGTGACCGGGCCGGCATGATGGTGTCGCCGAAGGCCGCCGCCAAGGACGACTTCGCCGCCCATCCGGTCTGCGCAGGACCATATCGGTTCGTCGAGCGCAAGGCGCGCGACGTGATCAGGCTCGCCAGATTTCCCGCCTATTGGGACGCCGCCCGCTATGGCTATGACGAGGTCGTCTATTCCTACATCCCGGATTCGACGGTGCGGCTCGCGCGAGTGCGCGCCGGCGATCTCGATATCGCCGAGCGCATTGCGCCGACCGATCTGAAGACCGTGCGCGACGATCCCAAGCTCAAGCTGCACGCTTCGCCCGGGCTTGCGGTCTCGCATCTGATGGTCAATGTCGGCGCCGGCGAGAAGGCCAACAGCCCGCTCGGCAAGGATGCGAAGCTGCGCAAGGCCTTCGAATTGTCGCTCGATCGCAACATCATCGACCGCGTCGCCTTCAATGGCGAATACACGGCCGACAACCAGATGATCCCGCCCTCGGACCCGTTCCATGCGAAGAGCGATCCGATGCCGGCGCGCGATGTCGCGGCTGCCAAGGCGCTCATTTCCGCGAGCGGCGCCACGACGGTGCCGGTCGAGCTCACCTTCGAGAACGCGCTGACCGATGCGCGCGTGGCGCAGATCGTGCAGTCGATGGCCAAGGAAGCGGGATTCGAGGTGAAGCTCGTGCCGCTCGAGACCTCGACTGCGATCGAGCGCTACCTCAACGGCAATTTCGAGATGTATATCGGCAATTGGAGCGGGCGCGGCGATCCCGACCCGACGCTCTATTCCTTCTTCAGTTGCGGGGGCGGCCAGAACGTCAACAAATACTGCAATAAGAGCCTTGAAGCCGTGTTGGACGCGGCCCGCGCCGAGGGCGATATCGGCAAGCGCAAGGAGCTCTACGAGAAGGCGACCGGTATCTACCTGACCGATCTGCCCTCGATCCCACTCTACCATCCGAACTGGTTCTTCGCGGCGCGGGCCACGGTTCAAGGGATCACGGTCCTGCCCGATGGCCTGCTGCGACTGCGGGACGTCAAGCCGTTACCCTAG
- a CDS encoding Sugar kinase of the NBD/HSP70 family, may contain an N-terminal HTH domain, which translates to MTNAQSSPVARQISVRSIMEAVLRQGSVSRAELARLTGLSKQTTSEVIRALEQGGWIRARGRKQGAVGRSAATYELQDSGAFVLGVDLGGTKIHLALANLVGGIVAEAVEPTHPQGGLDVVRQIGAMMRRVVAEASVDPGRIRCGAMGSPGVCQPDSGRITIAPNILGLDRINVTQALRERLGFPMAVDNDVNLAAKGEQWQGCCRDMGSFAFVALGTGIGMGLMADGRLLRGARGAAGEIAYLPFGGDPFDSRGYRHGTLESALGSQAILERYRGFGGEAAQDVRGIFERLQHDDAAAEATLDEVARLLVQALMAVRAVADPEMIVLGGSIGQRFELIERVRALVLRYMADPLPVVASALGNRATIIGAIGMALTQLHDELFGFPGIPSAFALPPVRFDAAQAEGGQAVPALDAAASLT; encoded by the coding sequence ATGACGAACGCCCAGTCCAGCCCGGTCGCCCGCCAGATCTCGGTGCGCTCCATCATGGAGGCGGTGCTGCGCCAAGGTTCGGTGTCGCGCGCCGAGCTCGCCCGCCTCACCGGCCTCTCGAAGCAGACCACATCCGAGGTGATCCGGGCACTGGAACAGGGCGGCTGGATCCGGGCGCGCGGCCGCAAGCAGGGCGCGGTCGGGCGCAGCGCTGCGACTTACGAGCTGCAGGATAGCGGGGCTTTCGTCCTCGGCGTCGATCTCGGCGGCACCAAGATCCATCTGGCTCTCGCCAATCTGGTGGGTGGCATTGTCGCCGAAGCGGTCGAGCCGACGCATCCACAAGGGGGCCTCGACGTGGTGCGCCAGATCGGGGCGATGATGCGGCGCGTCGTGGCCGAGGCCAGCGTCGATCCCGGCCGGATCCGCTGCGGCGCCATGGGCAGCCCGGGAGTGTGCCAACCGGATTCGGGGCGCATCACCATCGCGCCCAACATATTGGGGCTCGATCGCATCAATGTGACGCAAGCGCTGCGCGAGCGGCTCGGCTTTCCGATGGCGGTCGACAACGACGTCAACCTCGCCGCCAAGGGCGAGCAATGGCAAGGCTGCTGCCGCGATATGGGGAGCTTCGCCTTCGTGGCCTTGGGGACAGGCATCGGCATGGGGCTCATGGCGGATGGACGGCTGCTGCGCGGCGCCCGCGGCGCAGCGGGCGAGATCGCCTATCTGCCGTTCGGCGGGGATCCATTCGATTCGCGCGGATATCGACACGGAACTCTCGAATCGGCGCTCGGCAGCCAGGCGATCCTGGAGCGCTATCGCGGTTTTGGCGGGGAGGCGGCGCAGGATGTGCGCGGCATCTTCGAGCGCCTCCAGCATGACGACGCCGCCGCCGAGGCGACGCTCGACGAGGTCGCCCGCCTGTTGGTGCAGGCGCTGATGGCCGTGCGCGCCGTCGCCGATCCGGAAATGATCGTGCTTGGCGGCAGCATCGGCCAGCGATTCGAGCTCATCGAACGGGTCCGGGCCCTGGTCCTGCGCTACATGGCCGATCCGCTGCCGGTCGTGGCGAGCGCGCTCGGCAATCGCGCGACGATCATCGGGGCGATCGGCATGGCCCTGACACAGCTCCATGACGAGCTGTTCGGGTTTCCGGGCATTCCGAGCGCCTTTGCGCTGCCGCCCGTGCGGTTCGACGCGGCGCAAGCTGAAGGCGGACAAGCGGTGCCCGCACTTGACGCCGCCGCCTCACTGACCTGA
- a CDS encoding ornithine cyclodeaminase, producing the protein MSRQEHPHSRVEQHPHMILLQDDAFGKWLDWPSLVDALRRGHEAGVDAVERLLLSEVERGAEPQNHLLIWPAWRYGAYCGAKLVTVFPGNSGRAGAATNATVYVLFDGRDGRPLAVIEGAEFTLRKTAADSALAATYLARKDADRLLMIGAGAQAPAQIRAFCAVCPGIREVKIWNRSFAKARALAAALARDGIRPDAAGGEAHLSIEATDDLEGAVPQAAIISMATAATSPLLEGVLLSPGTHVDLVGSFTPEMREADDATLRRGSLFVDSRRFTVAATGDLAIPIASGVIRAEDIRADLFELAGGRHPGRTSDTEITVLKNGGGGHLDLMVAIALYERALPEAG; encoded by the coding sequence ATGTCCCGTCAGGAGCATCCGCATTCCCGTGTTGAACAGCATCCTCACATGATCCTGCTCCAGGACGATGCCTTTGGCAAATGGCTCGATTGGCCAAGTCTGGTCGACGCTTTGCGGCGGGGGCATGAGGCGGGCGTCGATGCGGTCGAGCGCCTGCTGCTGAGCGAGGTCGAGCGGGGAGCGGAGCCGCAGAACCATCTGCTGATCTGGCCGGCCTGGCGGTACGGTGCCTATTGCGGCGCCAAGCTCGTGACCGTCTTCCCAGGCAATTCAGGTCGCGCGGGCGCCGCCACCAATGCCACTGTGTATGTGCTGTTCGACGGGCGCGACGGACGCCCGCTCGCGGTGATCGAGGGCGCCGAGTTCACCTTGCGCAAGACGGCGGCCGATTCCGCGCTCGCCGCCACGTATCTTGCCCGCAAGGACGCAGATCGCCTGCTGATGATCGGCGCGGGCGCGCAGGCGCCGGCCCAGATCCGCGCCTTCTGTGCCGTCTGTCCCGGCATCCGCGAGGTGAAGATTTGGAACCGGAGCTTCGCCAAGGCGCGGGCGCTCGCCGCGGCGCTGGCGCGGGACGGCATTCGCCCCGATGCCGCAGGGGGTGAGGCGCACCTCTCGATCGAGGCGACCGACGATCTCGAGGGCGCGGTGCCGCAGGCTGCGATCATCTCCATGGCGACCGCGGCGACGAGCCCGCTTCTCGAAGGGGTTCTGCTGTCGCCCGGAACGCATGTCGATCTCGTCGGCTCCTTCACGCCGGAGATGCGCGAGGCCGATGACGCGACCTTGCGGCGCGGGAGCCTGTTCGTCGACAGCCGGCGCTTCACGGTCGCGGCGACCGGCGATCTGGCGATCCCCATCGCCTCCGGCGTGATCCGCGCGGAGGATATCCGCGCCGATCTCTTCGAGCTCGCGGGCGGACGTCATCCCGGCCGGACATCCGATACCGAGATCACCGTGCTCAAGAATGGCGGGGGTGGCCATCTCGACCTGATGGTCGCGATCGCGCTTTATGAGCGAGCATTGCCGGAGGCCGGCTAA
- a CDS encoding gamma-glutamyltransferase 2. Threonine peptidase. MEROPS family T03 yields MGTLRDFTKPGRSVAIAEHGMAATSHPLATLAALDMLRTGGNAVDAAIAAVAVQAVVDPHMTGIGGDCFYLYAPRAGKPIAFNGSGRAPAGAEIDWYLEKGFNAIPDLSPHCVTIPGAVDAWCRLSADHGTKSLDEVFAPAIRAAEEGFAITPRVAGDWSRFAGRVAAHEAAAKVYLPSGKAPSVGDKLRHPALGRMLRRIAREGRKAFYEGEVAEELAACLAGLGGFHTVADFAEHSANYVDPISATYRGHELFECPPNGQGLAALLIVRILEGFDLGSTALSEADRIHLHAEATKAAYRLRDQLVADPDHQPLDIDKLLSDASIARLRAPITLDKAQEASVWDGPTHRDTIYLCVVDKDRNAISFINSLFSAFGSGIYAPNSGVLLQNRGTGFRVERGHRNAIAPRKRPLHTIIPGMLSRNGRAVMPFGVMGGQFQAAGHAHFLSQMLDRGDDPQQASDRPRSFSIDGVLSLETTIPESVFADLTRRGHRTAWAPDPLGGCQAILIDEARGVLMGGSDHRKDGMALGY; encoded by the coding sequence GTGGGGACTTTGCGCGACTTCACCAAGCCCGGCCGCTCGGTCGCTATTGCGGAGCACGGGATGGCGGCGACTTCGCACCCCCTGGCGACGCTCGCCGCGCTCGACATGCTGCGGACGGGCGGCAATGCGGTCGATGCGGCGATCGCTGCCGTCGCAGTGCAGGCGGTGGTCGATCCACATATGACCGGCATCGGCGGCGATTGCTTCTATCTTTACGCGCCGCGCGCCGGCAAGCCGATCGCCTTCAACGGGTCCGGACGCGCTCCGGCCGGCGCCGAGATCGACTGGTATCTCGAGAAGGGCTTCAACGCCATTCCGGACCTCAGCCCCCATTGCGTCACCATACCGGGCGCCGTCGATGCCTGGTGCCGCCTGTCGGCCGATCACGGCACCAAGAGCCTCGACGAAGTGTTCGCGCCCGCTATCCGGGCAGCCGAGGAGGGGTTTGCGATCACGCCGCGCGTCGCCGGCGATTGGAGCCGCTTCGCCGGGCGGGTCGCCGCGCATGAAGCCGCCGCCAAGGTCTATCTGCCGAGCGGAAAGGCGCCGAGCGTCGGTGACAAACTGCGCCATCCGGCGCTCGGGCGCATGCTGCGGCGCATTGCGCGTGAGGGCCGCAAGGCCTTCTATGAAGGCGAGGTGGCCGAGGAACTCGCCGCCTGCCTCGCCGGGCTCGGCGGCTTCCATACAGTCGCGGATTTCGCGGAGCATAGCGCGAATTACGTCGATCCCATCTCGGCGACCTATCGCGGCCATGAGCTGTTCGAATGCCCGCCCAACGGCCAGGGCCTCGCGGCCCTGCTGATCGTCCGCATCCTGGAAGGCTTCGACCTCGGCAGCACGGCGCTCAGCGAAGCCGACCGCATCCATCTGCATGCGGAAGCGACGAAGGCTGCCTACCGGCTACGCGATCAGCTGGTGGCCGATCCCGATCACCAGCCGCTCGATATCGACAAGCTGCTCTCGGACGCTTCGATCGCGCGCCTGCGTGCCCCGATCACGCTCGACAAGGCACAGGAGGCCTCGGTGTGGGACGGGCCGACGCATCGCGACACGATCTATCTGTGCGTGGTCGACAAGGACCGTAACGCCATCTCCTTCATCAACTCGCTGTTCTCGGCCTTTGGGAGCGGCATCTACGCGCCCAATTCCGGCGTGCTCCTGCAGAACCGCGGCACCGGCTTCCGGGTCGAGCGCGGGCATCGCAATGCCATCGCGCCGCGCAAGCGGCCGCTGCACACCATCATCCCCGGCATGTTGAGCCGCAATGGGCGCGCCGTCATGCCGTTCGGCGTCATGGGCGGGCAATTCCAGGCGGCCGGCCATGCCCATTTCCTGTCGCAGATGCTCGATCGCGGCGATGACCCTCAACAGGCATCGGATCGGCCGCGCAGCTTCAGCATCGACGGGGTGCTGTCGCTCGAGACAACCATCCCCGAGAGCGTCTTCGCGGATCTCACCCGGCGCGGACACCGCACGGCCTGGGCGCCCGACCCGCTCGGGGGCTGCCAGGCGATCCTTATCGACGAGGCCCGCGGCGTCCTGATGGGCGGCTCGGACCACCGCAAGGACGGCATGGCGCTGGGCTACTGA